A single window of Gossypium arboreum isolate Shixiya-1 chromosome 13, ASM2569848v2, whole genome shotgun sequence DNA harbors:
- the LOC108464245 gene encoding acetylglutamate kinase, chloroplastic, which produces MGHFCSSQDPLSFLSLTMTKSKAETLNLNFRFSKPPLTPNSRRLRLSIRASSPSSTALNDPPLPSLTNSDLQLRVRILSESLPYIQKFRGKTIVVKYGGAAMKSAELKASVVRDLVLLSCVGLRPVLVHGGGPEINVLLNQLNIPAQFRDGLRVTDARTMEVVSMVLVGKVNKDLVSRINYAGATAVGLSGMDGRLLVARPSPNAAQLGFVGEVARVDPTVLQTIVDNGSIPVIASVAADEYGQPYNINADTVAGEVAAALGAEKLILLTDVAGILRNREDPGSLVKEIDIKGVKKMIEEGKVGGGMIPKVNCCIRSLDQGVTTASIIDGRVEHSLLHEIMTDEGAGTMITG; this is translated from the coding sequence ATGGGCCATTTTTGCTCTTCACAGGACCCCCTTTCCTTTCTCTCCCTAACAATGACAAAATCAAAAGCAGAAACCCTCAACCTCAACTTCAGATTCTCCAAACCCCCATTAACCCCCAATTCTCGTCGCCTTCGTCTTTCCATTAGAGCTTCTTCACCCTCCTCCACCGCCCTCAATGATCCTCCTCTTCCCTCTCTCACCAATTCCGATCTTCAACTTCGAGTCCGAATCCTCTCTGAATCACTCCCCTACATTCAGAAATTTAGGGGAAAAACCATTGTCGTCAAATACGGAGGCGCCGCCATGAAATCTGCGGAGCTCAAGGCCTCTGTTGTCAGGGACCTCGTCCTCCTCTCCTGCGTTGGCCTCCGTCCCGTCCTCGTCCATGGCGGTGGTCCTGAAATCAACGTCCTTCTCAATCAGCTCAATATCCCCGCTCAGTTCCGCGATGGGCTCCGTGTAACCGACGCCAGGACCATGGAAGTTGTTTCTATGGTCCTTGTTGGAAAAGTTAACAAAGACCTGGTTTCTCGTATCAATTACGCTGGAGCCACCGCTGTGGGCCTTTCTGGCATGGACGGCCGCCTTTTAGTTGCCCGGCCCAGCCCAAACGCTGCACAGTTGGGGTTTGTGGGAGAAGTTGCGAGAGTGGACCCCACAGTCCTCCAAACGATCGTGGACAACGGAAGCATCCCGGTGATTGCTTCAGTGGCGGCGGATGAGTATGGTCAGCCTTACAACATCAATGCAGACACGGTAGCCGGTGAGGTGGCGGCGGCATTGGGGGCAGAGAAACTGATTCTGTTGACCGACGTCGCAGGGATTCTGAGAAACCGAGAGGACCCTGGAAGCTTGGTGAAAGAGATTGATATAAAGGGAGTGAAGAAAATGATTGAGGAAGGGAAGGTAGGTGGTGGGATGATTCCCAAAGTGAATTGTTGTATTCGATCGCTTGATCAAGGCGTCACCACTGCTAGCATTATTGACGGTCGTGTTGAGCACTCGTTGCTTCATGAGATTATGACCGATGAGGGCGCTGGCACAATGATCACCGGTTAA
- the LOC108464246 gene encoding disease resistance protein RPM1-like: MIPHVMNKLTNNLKVSIYDLSCKHRGRLNKKSLSSCQKRKRIEMAEIAVGIVIDRLISFLGAEVKLFGRLKKEVEDIRIELDYIACFLRQTDPMVDKEDSNGGFKLWAQHVREVAFQIEDVMDEYKLYHVPLAQDQQQQGLMASLSRIAHMVRTVKRQLRAASKIRDIKTSVNEIKERSERYGFNTLQRVPGENYNKPIDPRMGLHFVDSEALVSIDSSRQELADRLADAELKRTIVSVVGMGGVGKTTLVKKAFDDKIMVGQFDCHAWITVSQSYRVEVLLRTMMKQMYESRKQSPPVRVDTMDGVELISICRDYLYDKRYIVVFDDVWKDDIKNMLYWITTKEAQELLSRTAFQYDEDKLCPEELNGLTFELVKICEGLPLAVVAIGGLLATKGKDVGQWKRLPDSLSAELDSSSHLSYVKQILSFSYYDLPYHLKGCFLFMGMFPEDYPISCKRLIRMWIAEGFVKGKHGMTLEEVAMTYLSESINRSLVQVSVIDSIGDVRNCQLHDLMREVVVSKSKELSFIQTCPENLSNHDRVARHISICNKSNNFPMVVGNYQTHSAIFFHIEELPKSFCFLLFTKFKLLKELDFEGVPLTYIPEELGNLFNLKYLSIRDTKVKKLLRSIGKLHKLQTLDLKRSFVSELPVEINMLFNLQYLVAYYKDKQSINSINSRRGMKFYSNFGSLESLEKLYEVDLEAYSGGNFFRELARLKQLRKLCITKLKSENGNDLCDAIQQMIHLQSLRISSIKEEELLHLHTMSSPPVFLCCLRLRGILMKLPGWIYELRNLTKLTLE, encoded by the exons ATGATTCCACACGTAATGAATAAATTGACCAACAACCTCAAAGTTTCTATTTATGATCTATCATGTAAACATAGGGGAAGACTTAACAAGAAAAGTTTGTCAAGTTGCCAGAAAAGGAAAAGAATTGAAATGGCGGAGATAGCTGTGGGTATAGTTATTGATAGATTAATTTCATTCCTTGGTGCGGAGGTGAAACTGTTTGGACGGCTTAAGAAAGAAGTTGAAGACATCCGGATCGAGCTCGACTACATTGCTTGTTTCCTTAGACAAACTGATCCAATGGTTGATAAAGAGGATTCCAATGGTGGCTTCAAACTATGGGCGCAACATGTAAGGGAGGTGGCTTTTCAGATAGAAGATGTTATGGATGAATACAAGCTTTATCATGTTCCACTTGCACAAGATCAGCAGCAGCAAGGTTTAATGGCTTCCCTGAGCAGAATAGCTCATATGGTCCGGACTGTGAAAAGGCAACTCCGGGCAGCATCAAAGATCAGAGATATCAAAACATCTGTTAATGAAATCAAGGAAAGAAGTGAAAGATACGGGTTCAACACCCTGCAACGTGTTCCAGGTGAGAACTATAACAAGCCGATTGACCCTCGAATGGGACTTCATTTTGTCGACAGTGAAGCACTCGTGAGCATTGATTCTTCTCGACAAGAATTGGCCGATAGATTGGCAGATGCAGAGCTGAAACGCACAATTGTTTCAGTAGTAGGGATGGGAGGGGTCGGGAAGACGACCCTTGTTAAGAAAGCTTTTGATGATAAAATCATGGTGGGACAGTTCGACTGCCATGCTTGGATCACCGTCTCTCAATCATACAGAGTGGAGGTGTTGCTAAGGACCATGATGAAGCAGATGTATGAGTCTCGAAAGCAGTCCCCACCTGTTAGGGTCGACACAATGGATGGTGTAGAATTGATAAGCATATGCAGAGACTATCTATATGATAAAAGGTACATCGTGGTGTTTGATGATGTATGGAAGGACGACATAAAGAACATGCTTTATTGGATAACAACAAAGGAA GCACAGGAGCTCTTAAGCAGAACTGCTTTTCAGTATGATGAAGATAAACTATGCCCTGAAGAGTTGAATGGTTTAACTTTTGAATTAGTCAAAATATGTGAAGGACTTCCCCTTGCAGTTGTGGCCATTGGTGGACTTTTGGCAACCAAAGGCAAGGATGTTGGTCAATGGAAACGCTTACCTGATAGCCTTAGTGCTGAGCTAGACAGTAGTTCACATCTTTCATATGTAAAACAGATACTTTCTTTTAGTTATTATGATCTGCCTTACCATCTCAAGGGTTGTTTCTTGTTCATGGGCATGTTTCCTGAAGATTATCCCATAAGTTGCAAGAGACTGATTCGGATGTGGATCGCAGAGGGGTTCGTAAAAGGTAAACACGGTATGACCTTAGAAGAAGTTGCGATGACGTACCTATCCGAATCGATTAACAGAAGCTTGGTTCAAGTATCAGTGATCGATTCTATTGGCGATGTCAGAAACTGCCAGCTCCATGATTTGATGCGCGAAGTTGTTGTTTCCAAGTCCAAAGAACTGAGTTTTATTCAAACATGTCCAGAAAATTTGTCCAACCATGATCGTGTAGCTCGACACATTTCCATCTGCAACAAATCAAACAATTTCCCAATGGTTGTTGGTAATTATCAAACTCATTCAGCAATTTTCTTTCACATAGAAGAATTACCTAAATCTTTCTGCTTCTTACTGTTCACAAAGTTCAAATTGTTGAAAGAACTGGACTTTGAAGGAGTCCCATTGACTTATATTCCAGAGGAACTGGGAAATCTGTTCAATTTGAAATACTTGAGCATAAGGGACACAAAGGTGAAAAAGCTCCTAAGATCTATAGGTAAATTGCATAAGCTTCAAACTTTGGATCTAAAACGTTCATTTGTAAGCGAGTTACCAGTTGAAATCAACATGCTCTTCAATCTTCAATATCTTGTAGCTTACTACAAAGATAAACAAAGCATCAACAGTATCAATAGTCGAAGAGGGATGAAGTTTTATTCCAACTTTGGGAGCTTAGAGTCCTTAGAAAAGCTGTATGAGGTGGACTTGGAGGCCTACAGTGGTGGTAATTTCTTTCGCGAGTTAGCAAGATTGAAGCAGTTGAGAAAACTATGCATCACTAAACTAAAATCAGAAAATGGGAATGATTTATGTGATGCAATACAGCAGATGATCCACCTTCAGTCATTGAGAATTTCTTCTATAAAAGAGGAAGAGCTTCTTCACCTACATACAATGTCATCCCCTCCGGTTTTTCTCTGTTGCCTCAGGCTACGAGGAATATTAATGAAGTTACCTGGTTGGATTTATGAACTGAGGAACCTCACAAAACTTACCTTAGAATAG